Part of the Zea mays cultivar B73 chromosome 4, Zm-B73-REFERENCE-NAM-5.0, whole genome shotgun sequence genome is shown below.
agaggtAAGTGTTGCTTTGTGTAAATATAGCAGATAAATTTGCCAAAATATTTGAGAGTATCTCATTTTTTGTTAATTTGTTGCTACATTATGATATAAAATGTTGCTAACAAATACAGACCAATTTGTTGTATAATACGCACAGATATTTAAACGACGCAGTAGAAAGCTAGGAACAAAGTCCGCTGGTTGGACGGACTCGTGGTTGGACTCTGGACCATAGCAGATATGTCTCCAGCACTCGATCACTGACACCGCCCGGCGCCCGCTTCCGTCAGCTAGCCGAGAGCTGCGCATTTGACGACGATCGGCAGCGTGAGTGGACCCACTGATAATCAGTTGATGATACAGAAACACAGAAGAAACAAGGTGCTGACACTATGGCCATTGAGATGCTATGCTACCACTCACCACCAGGGCCGGTCCTGAGATTTCAGGGACCCGGAGCGAAACCAAAAATTGGAGCCTTTAAAGCTTTATCTATAACTagttgagtgcccgtgcgttgcaacggtataCAAAATATTCAGCAAAATATTattacacaacaattacataaaaaATACCACATATCTACTTTGACGCCTTCATTTGTTGTGAGCCAGATTTTGCTGCTCCACCATAAGTGTAACCGCTCGATTTGTTTCCAGCTCAATCACTCGTCTTCTGTTTGCAGCAAACTCAGCCCTGAGATGTTCAGTGTAGAGCGTCAACGACTTGTGGAATTCTGCAAAGCACTTGTCATGGACGTATCTGCGGTTGCTCCCAGTCCCAGCAGACGACCCAACGACTGTCCCAGACATGTAAGCCCTGCAAGCGTCGAGGATGGCACGCTCATGCTCGTGGAAGTGCCACAACACAAGGGTCTCAAAATGCTGCAGGGAAGGAGATGAAGCTATATCAATCAATCAATCAATCAAGAGATGAAGTATCCATTCATATATATTCAGTTCACCATTGGAGGCTTCCGGAGTGAATACAGCATCGTCTTGCATGATCTGACGAAGGCCGTCTGATTGTAAGCCAAGGAACACCTCTCACCACCTGTCGTTTCAGCCGAGTTCTTGTATCCTGGCTCATTGAAGTATGGCCTGTCATTCAGCACGAGGCCCTGGATGGAGACCAGAACCTGCAGCATGGTGGAGCTCGACTTGCCACTTGCCCCACTTCTCGCACCCCTTGCCCCACCAGGTGTTCAGAAGGCTCAGGCACACTTTCTCGCTCTCGTACAGGTCCGGGTTCAGCAGAAGTCCGCCACAATGGTAGTATACTTTCTGAACACACGACATCAATCAAGTACTGCTGCTCACTTTGAATGGAAGAAACTATACAAGAGAGGCAGAGACAGGATGATGGAACCTAGTGCTTTATGGAGAGGACTATGAGGAACATGAGGAACCTAGTCTTTTTTTTATATATAGATCATCATCATCCCTACTCTGTGACATCACAAATTCTGTTCGGGGGAAATGAAATGAACATGAGGAACCTAGTGCAAGCTATATCATTTGAGTCCAGCAGAATGTTCGATATCCAGTCCCAATTGCTGGCCATGAATCAAATAAAAACAAAATGCATTCGTGAATCAATTGCCAGCAGAATCAGAGGCTCAAATATATTGCCATATGTTGAATCAAAACATTTGAATGCCAGCAGATTTGTTCGGTTCACTGCTGAAATTTTTTGACAGTTGTAAAATCATTTGTGGATATTTTCGCTCATACATGCAGCATGCAGTAATTTGGAAGATGAGGACACCGCCTAGTTAAGATATTGTAGGGGGCCTCTCCTGTAGCATTTCATTTTGGCACATGCTAATCAACAAATGGAGCATGGAGCACTAATAGGCAAACCGGGGATTGCCCAATGATGAGCGAATGAAGCCCCCTGTACTGTAAGATCGGAGACTACTAACAGTTTTTGTTTTTTCCAACTAAAAGACATGAGAAAGCAAACGGAGAATCTGCGACGCTATTGAAATCTGTCTTTTAACACTGACAATCTGCTCGAGCTTGTAGTCGAGACTCGTGAATGCCCAACCCTACTCTCTCTCGAGCATCTACAGTGTGACGATAGAATCCCTGTACTGTGTGTCGTCTAAGGATCACTGAGCACCGATGGTAAACCTGGAACGATCACTGTTCATCGTCGCAGGACCTGCATATGGCGAAAGACGACAGCATTTGCGGTCGATGCAGTTCTATTGGTTTTCTTTCGAGCGTGGGTTCCTCAGAGCTGTTCCGACCATGAATCACGCTGCGCAGCGGCAGCTACAGTCCCGACCTGTACAACAGATCCAGAACAGTGAAGAAATCGAGAACGCCGACTGCTCAACAAACAGTGGAGACTGGACAAAAGAGCGAAAGAAATTGAAACACCTGCGCAGCAAACTGTGTGATTGGGCAAAAGGGAAATGAATTCAACAAGGGAAGAAAAAAAATCTTTCACAGGAAAGAAGGTGCTGGTGTTCTCCACTGAGAAAATTTTGTGGATTTGAAAGAAGCTGTTGCATGGATCTCATTCTGCCGTCGGTCAGTCTATCAGCACCACACCACACCATACCACTGGTGCCAAGAGCATGCTGCAAAGCCACACTGTGCCTCCAACGTTGCCGCCTGGCATTGCCAAGAATCGGTTCCAAGGGGGAATGATGATCCTGGCAGAAACACCCAATGTGTCCCCAATTTTTTTTGGAAAAGGGGCGACATCTCTCCAACAGGCCCCCAATGTGTCCCCAATTTTTTCGCCCCTCCCGAATTGGCAGACTTCCTCTCGCATATTTGCGCGAACCAAGAATGCCCCCAATCCATCCTCGCAGGAGCCTTCACTCGAACGTATCGGCGCGCAGGAGCCCATCAGAATAATAAACCAAACAATTCAACAAAGGTTTCTGCGGCAAAATGGGGAATGCATGTTTCAACCCACGCATAGTTCATCCGAACAATACATCAAAAGGGAATACAGGAAAATACAAAGAAAGAAACCAACACTAACAATGCTTGggttttagggttagggtttaaggGCGGCAGGGGACAGGGGAGAACCTGGGGCCGGAGGCGAGCCTTCTTGGAGATGGCGGTGAGAACAGCGGAGACGTCGGGCTCCGTCTCCTGGATAGGCTGGTCCGCGAACTTGCGCGCCACCGCGCGCACCTCGTCGGGAGTGACCTTGGGCGGCGTGGGCAGAGGAACCCCGTAGCGGAGGCGGCCGAAAGCTAGAGGTGCACGACGGCCGAGAAGGGACAACACGAGGCGTGGAAGGCGAGGAGGAAGTGACGGGCGGGCGAGGAGGAGTGGATGGGTGGGCATCGCGCGAGCACAATTCCATCTCCGGGCACGCAGGGTGGCGGCGCGTCGCGGATCTGGAGCTGGTCGATCATGGCGGCCATTTGGAGATTTGGTGGCGCAGGGGATTTGGTGGCGCAGGGGATACGGGGCGTTGCTGGCGCGGAGCTTTGAGGGCGCGGCAGGGAATGCGGACTGCGGGCTTGCTGGCGCGGGGATTGCGGGCGCGGCGGAATTGCGGGAGTAGCTGGCGCGGCGGCGGGGACTGCGGGGCGGCTGCCTGCGGGGCGGCGGCGGGGACTGCGGGCGCGGGGAGGGAGGCGTAGCGCGCGATGGCAGAACACAGTGTGCACGCCTACACTGCtaacatatagagtagtagagattttttTTACTTTCTTCTAAGTAGATCGACAAATTTTTTATATGTTAAAAAACTCAAATATATCAAAATAAATTCAAATATGTTTACATATTACCTAAAAAATTTCTTCTAATTATCGTGGTGTCCAGACAGTTGAATTGATATGGGCCTAATTAGATTAGTTTTACCTGGACCTGGCCATAATACATATATACTCTGTATGTATACCTGTGGTGGGGCTCCTGGAATTTTGGGGCCCGGTGCGGCCGCTCCGGTTGCCCGCCCTCAGGACCGGCCCTGCTCACCACATCTTTCACACTCAGGACTGAGTAGTGAGTAGCACCGACCAGTGATTTTCTAGAAAAATGTTGCCACCATATAAAAAAAATTCTGTTTCTCTCTTTTCCCTGTTTCCAGAGGGAACATGCCTTTTTTTCCTTTCAAGAAACAGATATTTTAAATGTCTTTCGTACCTTACTGCCCTACTTGCTGAAGACTAGACATTTTTTTGGTTTGTGATGGATTTGTTTTCAGTTTTATGTGTTTTTGGTCTCCTTAAGGAGTTCTTTGTATCACGTCTCTTTGAGCTTTGTTCTTTTCTTTTTAATATAATGATGTGTAATTCTATCATCCGAATAGAAACAAATATTTTTGAGTAGGTAAAAAAAGACAAATCATTATCTGAATACAAAAGGGATGAAAAGTCATTTGACCATGGCCCAAGTGGCAACAAATTAGGACAGCTTCTCAAGAAAGGCCTAGCAGATTATTCTTTAAGAAAAAAAAATCTTTCTATAAACTTTTACAAAGACCAGTTTTTCCTTCTCAACTAAAAAAAAAACAGACACGGACCCTCCTCTATCTTCCAAATTCGTGCACATGACCCTAATCCTACGGCATCCATTTCCTAAACCCAGCTTGAGCATCTGCAGTAGTTCTCTAAATAGGTTTATTGTAATCTCCAACAGGTCACATAAATAAACAAAAAATTAAACTAGGCCAACCCAAACTCGTTCAAAGGCCAACCATCATTTCCAATCTCCTTGCATCCAAGTACAACTGCACGGTAATATAGTCTTCATACTTGTGCGCCATCGTCTGCTATGCCTGTACGGCCATGGCGTCGCCTGCGCCGACTGCAAGAACTGTGGCGTTGCGAGCGCCGATCTTCAAAACCGTACCTGTACACCGGTGATCTTGCTTGGAGTCAGGTATTGCCATACCTTTCCGGGAAAGGTTTagcagctgtcacacccggttttataaggcaaaccgaatgtgaaccatgtacgtgtcaggatcagcaattcacgtacacaacagttatataactggacatcatcacacagtgctcaaataatagcatgaaaaggtataatagtcgattacatcatgatgtccgagacatccacatagtctttaacaataatcaaagtgcgaaaaataaacatagatacacacggcctacacaggcagccgactggtggtttgccactaacccacgcctagaactcatcgtactcttagaactcctggaagtcctcctccacgacttcatcttcacctgagtagtggttgcaacgctgacaacctggggggttggtgtgtaaagcaagggtgagtacacatcaacatactcagcaaaatgtcccgtttcgctgtagtggactagctttatgtggagttaagtcaagcagttgcttttagttggtcagattattatttactagtagaaagtcgggttttagcattaacccaagtcattaacccgatgtatcctttccaaacggaaagaataccacttaccattaccatagacaTAACCAAAATCATCATCCCCAtgaccacctgtaaaccatacatctctgatcaattatctctaatcaatggagctcccttggccacccataaccgcgagcacgactgatatatcagtttcataacactctgcagaggttgcgtacTTTAcctacaagtcgtgattccctcttgcctcgggccgatcaaacccttaaacactaccaaggtgaatagatagggtctcactatgtagcctttacaaagatttcctggggctgtagccgcccgttaggtttcctaaatgcaccgaactcctccccaaggggcgaaccaaccttggcagagcgagccgcatacaccaagccccattaacgacacgacggcgaagcaaactacaccctagttcctctaattactcagctaagggcgtcccactctacCCTCAtgattgcactgttttcccgggcagtcatccaacgaacaggtccttacggagaggcactcgagaaacagctcgagtccccttaagggccacaagtaccatcatcataatcaaaagagaaaacaatgtatcatagataatctcatcatgttcattgattaatgtgaagcgctagcataaagctaaactgaaataacccaaccagaataggtaaacaaggacaagatagacaaaagctagtcaatccttaggtataaatgtgtaaatgcgggaagtgaattataagaattagtaggacatagatgggtcaaaggAAACTtgtcttcaccaaccagctgctgctcagggttttCACCTACAACTCCTTCGGACttcaccaactgaccgttatctatacgagttcaagcatacattccacacatttaatacaaaagaacaatacaccatacaatggaatgcaataaataaacagacgttcgacgcagggctcacacttacgactaagcgagaaagaaaaAGTAATGGTtgaggctacggtcgagaagcgatcacgttacacgattataaattaaactactcgtttaaacagaatggtattaatttggccattgcgtttagcataaggtaaagtcatgttccacgtTTAACCATTATAAGCAGATAAAGGTGAATTAAAGgaaatggtcgcgcggcgagacgcgcgacacaacatttaaattgaattaagaaataaacgactcgtcgcgcgacggagcgcataacgagacacttgcaataattataaagagacgttagacgtcgcgcgacgaagcacacgacggcatacgtcatccAAACTGAATTTAGAATGGAACGTCGCGCGACGTCATACATTAAACaatcctgaaattaaaatggatcatcgcgcaacgaagcgcgcgacgcaacacgctcattaaactaaatttaaaaactAATTAAACCGAGGTTCGATCGCCACGCGCGCTGAGGCTGCGCGCACGGGAACGCGCTGCGCGCGCCGGGGCACGAGGCCGGGCGAGCCGCCGGGGAGGGCGCGCAAGGGGGCCGCAGGGAGCcgcgcgaggggggggggggtggcgcAGGGGCTTCGCTGgggagggcgcgcggggggggggggagccGCACCGGGGGCCGCACAAGGGGCCGCGGGGAGCGCCGCTGGGGGCCACGCGAGGGCGCCGCGGGGGGGCGCGAGGAGGCCGCGCGGGGGCGCCGTGGATGGGCGCGTAGGGGCGCGcatgggggaagaagaaggggagggggaggggaagagagagagagagggagaggggaggggagctcacctcgaggtccaactccggcgatcaccgtctccaaaacctagggcaccacggggagagagagctgggagagagaggttgctgcgcgggagaattgaatgagggAAAGAGAGACAAGGGGAGGAcacgggcgccaggggcgcgcgggccgagctgggccgggctgggctgggtcgggtcaggctgggctgggccgcaccgcgggtcaaaaccccgtggcacgcacaaccacagatcggaaaTCAATCCGTGAAGCAAAATC
Proteins encoded:
- the LOC103655129 gene encoding probable ubiquitin-conjugating enzyme E2 26; the protein is MLQVLVSIQGLVLNDRPYFNEPGYKNSAETTGGERCSLAYNQTAFVRSCKTMLYSLRKPPMHFETLVLWHFHEHERAILDACRAYMSGTVVGSSAGTGSNRRYVHDKCFAEFHKSLTLYTEHLRAEFAANRRRVIELETNRAVTLMVEQQNLAHNK